One Cytophagales bacterium DNA window includes the following coding sequences:
- the uvrA gene encoding excinuclease ABC subunit UvrA, translating into MSKKSREKSSSIEQLDPKQYILIKGARVNNLKNIDVAIPRNKLVVVTGLSGSGKSSLAFDTLFAEGQRKYVESLSSYARQFLGRMEKPEVDYIKGVAPAIAIEQKVSTRNPRSTIGTSTEIYDYLKLLFSRIGKTISPVSGKEVTKDTVTSVVDYILSFDEGNRVMITTPMPMKGRSLDDELKVLLSKGYTRILVDGELQYIEDIKDTPKGEIEILIDRAVVNNSEETQFRLGDSVQTAFFEGEGKCIVDIPGKERKTFSDLFELDGITFEEPTVNFFAFNNPYGACKRCEGFGRILGIDPDLVIPDRNLSVYDDAIVPWRSETMRSWLQPLLKNGIRFDFPIHRPIAALTDEEYELLWEGNEYFDGLKDFFGFLESQTHKIQYRVMLSRYRGKTDCPDCKGTRLRQDASYVKIAGKSITDLVLMPVDELRPFVEQIEFSEFDQKVAGRIINEITTRLQYLEKVGLGYLTLNRLTNTLSGGEFQRIKLATSLGSALVGSMYVLDEPSIGLHPRDTDRLIEVLKTLRDLGNSVIVVEHEEKLMEEADEIIDIGPAAGVHGGELVFQGQVNSINGTDHSFTAKYLKGEEKIEIPKIRRKWNQSFWVKGARENNLKNIDVEIPLGVMSVITGVSGSGKSTLVRRIIYPALGKILGLTGEITGKFDTLDGDYRKVNHIEFVDQNPIGKSSRSNPVTYVKAYDNIRQLFAEQPASKTNGFKPAHFSFNVDGGRCETCEGEGTVKIEMQFMADLHLTCDNCHGKRFKKEILEVKYQDKDISEILDLTVEEALDFFKDKTGIVNKIKPLFDVGLGYVKLGQSSNSLSGGEAQRVKLASFLGKGSGLSKKDHILFIFDEPTTGLHFHDIQKLLDSLNALVNEGNSVLIIEHNMEVVKCADWIIDLGPEGGQNGGNIDFVGLPEDMINLAAKNKTAKYLAEKI; encoded by the coding sequence GTGAGTAAAAAAAGTAGGGAAAAGTCGAGTTCAATCGAACAATTAGACCCCAAACAATACATTCTGATCAAAGGCGCACGGGTCAATAACCTGAAAAATATTGACGTGGCCATTCCACGAAACAAGCTGGTTGTGGTGACCGGATTGTCAGGAAGTGGAAAATCTTCCCTGGCCTTTGATACCCTTTTTGCCGAAGGTCAACGGAAATATGTCGAAAGCCTGAGTTCCTATGCCCGCCAGTTTTTGGGTCGGATGGAAAAACCGGAAGTGGACTATATCAAAGGAGTGGCTCCGGCCATTGCCATTGAGCAGAAAGTAAGCACCCGAAACCCGCGCTCGACCATTGGCACTTCTACAGAGATCTATGATTACCTGAAATTGCTCTTTTCCAGGATTGGGAAAACCATTTCTCCCGTTTCCGGAAAGGAAGTGACCAAGGACACAGTGACCAGTGTCGTGGATTATATCCTGTCTTTCGACGAAGGCAATCGGGTGATGATCACAACGCCCATGCCGATGAAAGGTCGGTCACTGGATGATGAACTGAAAGTCTTGCTTAGCAAAGGGTATACGAGAATTCTTGTCGATGGAGAATTGCAATACATTGAAGACATCAAAGACACGCCAAAAGGTGAGATCGAAATATTGATTGATCGGGCGGTGGTCAATAATAGCGAGGAAACACAATTCCGTTTGGGCGATTCCGTGCAGACCGCCTTTTTCGAAGGAGAGGGAAAATGCATCGTCGACATACCCGGGAAAGAGAGAAAGACCTTCTCTGATCTCTTTGAACTGGATGGCATCACCTTCGAAGAACCTACGGTCAATTTCTTTGCTTTCAACAATCCGTATGGTGCCTGTAAAAGGTGTGAAGGCTTTGGGCGCATTTTGGGGATCGACCCGGATTTGGTGATCCCGGACAGAAATTTATCCGTGTATGATGATGCCATTGTGCCATGGAGAAGTGAGACCATGCGCTCATGGTTGCAACCACTTCTGAAAAATGGCATTCGATTTGACTTCCCGATCCATCGTCCGATCGCCGCGTTGACAGATGAAGAATATGAGCTGCTGTGGGAAGGAAATGAGTACTTCGATGGCCTCAAGGACTTTTTTGGCTTTCTGGAATCACAAACCCATAAGATCCAATACCGTGTGATGCTTTCGAGGTACCGCGGAAAAACCGATTGCCCGGATTGTAAAGGCACGCGTTTGCGCCAGGATGCTTCTTATGTGAAGATTGCGGGCAAATCGATCACAGACCTGGTTTTGATGCCCGTAGATGAATTGCGGCCATTTGTAGAGCAAATTGAATTTTCTGAGTTCGATCAGAAGGTTGCGGGCCGGATCATCAATGAAATAACAACCCGACTTCAATACCTGGAGAAAGTTGGCTTGGGGTACCTCACACTCAATCGATTGACCAATACTTTATCAGGAGGTGAATTCCAGCGAATCAAATTGGCGACCTCTTTAGGAAGCGCATTGGTAGGCTCTATGTATGTGCTTGATGAACCAAGCATCGGACTCCACCCCAGGGACACGGATCGATTGATCGAAGTACTGAAAACTTTACGCGATCTGGGAAATTCCGTGATTGTGGTCGAACACGAGGAAAAGTTGATGGAAGAAGCGGACGAGATCATCGATATCGGACCCGCTGCGGGCGTACATGGCGGGGAGCTCGTCTTCCAGGGACAAGTCAATAGCATCAATGGAACGGATCATTCATTTACAGCGAAATACCTGAAAGGGGAAGAGAAAATAGAGATTCCGAAGATTCGAAGAAAGTGGAATCAGTCTTTTTGGGTGAAAGGGGCACGGGAAAACAACCTCAAAAACATTGATGTAGAAATTCCTTTGGGTGTCATGTCTGTGATCACCGGTGTGAGTGGTTCTGGGAAATCCACCCTGGTGCGCCGTATTATTTACCCGGCATTGGGTAAGATCCTGGGCTTGACGGGAGAAATCACCGGAAAATTTGACACACTGGATGGTGATTACCGGAAGGTAAATCACATTGAATTCGTAGATCAAAATCCGATCGGAAAAAGCTCACGGTCCAATCCGGTGACTTATGTGAAGGCCTACGATAACATCCGTCAGCTTTTTGCAGAGCAGCCTGCTTCGAAAACCAATGGATTCAAGCCGGCCCATTTCTCTTTCAATGTAGATGGAGGTCGTTGCGAAACCTGCGAGGGGGAAGGCACAGTGAAAATTGAGATGCAGTTCATGGCCGATTTGCATTTGACTTGCGATAACTGCCATGGAAAGCGCTTCAAGAAAGAGATCCTGGAAGTAAAGTATCAGGATAAAGATATTTCTGAGATCCTGGACCTTACCGTAGAAGAGGCCCTGGACTTTTTTAAGGATAAAACAGGCATTGTTAACAAGATCAAACCCCTCTTCGACGTTGGATTGGGGTATGTGAAGTTGGGACAGTCTTCCAATTCACTCAGTGGAGGTGAAGCACAACGTGTGAAACTGGCATCATTTCTGGGGAAAGGCAGTGGGTTGTCAAAGAAGGACCATATCCTTTTCATTTTTGATGAACCAACCACCGGATTGCACTTTCATGACATCCAGAAGTTGCTCGATTCTTTAAATGCGCTGGTCAATGAAGGCAATAGCGTACTGATCATTGAGCACAACATGGAAGTTGTAAAATGTGCGGATTGGATCATTGACCTGGGACCTGAAGGTGGCCAGAACGGCGGAAATATCGATTTCGTTGGGCTTCCCGAGGACATGATTAATTTAGCGGCCAAAAATAAAACCGCGAAATATTTAGCGGAAAAGATCTGA
- a CDS encoding sigma-70 family RNA polymerase sigma factor — MNNLSLNDSELLSAYVKGNEEAFAELVNRHKDRVFTTILLIVKDRYLAEDLMQEVFIKAIKTLKSGKYNEEGKFLPWILRIAHNLAIDQFRKEKRYPMIVMEDGSSVFNTLEFSEESIENKQIKQDTQNLLKRLIQELPESQKEVLVMRHYMQMSFQEIADVTGVSINTALGRMRYALINLRKKLKQNNIAYDQNFYKK, encoded by the coding sequence ATGAATAATTTAAGTTTGAACGATAGCGAATTGCTGTCGGCGTATGTTAAGGGTAACGAGGAGGCCTTTGCGGAGTTGGTTAATCGTCACAAAGACAGGGTTTTCACCACTATTCTTTTGATCGTAAAAGATCGGTACCTCGCGGAAGATTTGATGCAGGAAGTCTTCATCAAAGCCATCAAAACGTTGAAATCCGGGAAGTATAACGAGGAGGGAAAATTCCTTCCCTGGATACTAAGGATCGCGCACAATCTAGCGATCGATCAATTCAGAAAAGAGAAAAGATATCCGATGATCGTCATGGAGGACGGCAGCAGTGTATTCAATACGCTGGAGTTCTCTGAGGAGTCCATCGAAAACAAGCAAATCAAGCAGGATACTCAAAATCTGCTCAAACGGTTGATACAGGAATTACCAGAATCTCAGAAAGAAGTGCTAGTTATGCGGCACTACATGCAAATGAGTTTTCAGGAAATCGCGGACGTTACGGGAGTGAGCATTAACACCGCTCTAGGCAGAATGAGATATGCTTTGATTAACTTAAGGAAGAAATTAAAGCAGAATAATATTGCCTATGACCAAAACTTTTACAAAAAATGA
- the nth gene encoding endonuclease III produces the protein MTRSERYQALHEHLEVAEIATETELHYESPFQLLVAVVLSAQCTDKRVNEIAPKLFEVFPGPEFLAHAIFEEVYPLIKSISYPNNKAKHLIGLGKQMMEEFGGEVPDNREALQSLPGVGRKTANVILSVLFDQPTMAVDTHVFRVSKRLGLVNQNVKSPFDVEIKLIQNIPKHLVAKADQWMILHGRYTCIARKPACDQCDVAHFCRFFEKKLQKGTLE, from the coding sequence ATGACCCGGTCGGAAAGATATCAGGCTCTCCATGAGCACCTGGAAGTTGCGGAAATAGCGACTGAAACGGAACTTCACTACGAATCCCCTTTTCAGTTGCTGGTTGCCGTGGTTTTGAGTGCTCAGTGTACCGATAAACGTGTCAATGAAATAGCTCCAAAGCTTTTCGAAGTTTTCCCCGGTCCGGAATTCCTGGCCCACGCAATCTTCGAGGAAGTCTATCCACTTATCAAAAGCATTTCTTATCCAAATAATAAAGCAAAACACCTTATAGGTTTGGGTAAGCAGATGATGGAGGAATTCGGTGGTGAGGTTCCTGATAACAGAGAAGCTTTACAATCTTTACCGGGAGTAGGCCGTAAAACGGCCAACGTAATCCTTTCGGTCTTATTTGATCAGCCTACAATGGCGGTAGACACACATGTTTTTCGTGTGAGTAAACGCCTGGGATTAGTCAATCAAAATGTCAAATCTCCTTTTGACGTTGAAATAAAACTCATTCAAAATATCCCCAAACATCTTGTAGCGAAAGCGGATCAATGGATGATCCTGCACGGGAGATACACTTGTATTGCTAGAAAACCCGCTTGTGACCAGTGTGATGTGGCACATTTCTGTCGCTTCTTCGAAAAGAAATTGCAGAAAGGAACGCTGGAATGA
- a CDS encoding glycosyltransferase family 4 protein: MIIHLYHQYFRYPDEGGAVRSFYLARHLLENGHEVVVFTAHNSESGHKRIHGISVEYLPLPYENQFGFGKRIRSFVKFVYLAIKRSKQYPKPDLNYVITTPLTTGFIALWLKKTRKIPYAFEVGDLWPEVPIQMGVIKNQLAQKWLYALERRIYEKAKHLIGLSPGIKDYIEYSCDFKVKAISIPNMSDCEAFRPHMREEAVSEKHPFQISYIGTFGIANQLETLIEFARLCAKEKLPVHFNLMGEGGREEVLKTLSEDLSNISWLPFGSHHIVKTLLENSDAIYVSFQDIPILGTGSPNKFFDGLAAGKLIIVNFEGWIKDLILENECGLYYPPEDPEDLLKNLISFIQSPSLLESYQSNARTLAEVEFERNKLLEDWMRYLEA; encoded by the coding sequence ATGATCATTCATCTTTATCACCAATATTTCCGATATCCGGACGAAGGAGGGGCGGTACGGTCTTTCTACCTCGCTCGTCATTTATTAGAAAATGGTCATGAAGTAGTCGTTTTCACCGCGCACAATTCCGAGTCGGGTCATAAACGAATCCATGGCATATCTGTGGAGTATCTTCCGCTTCCGTATGAAAATCAATTTGGATTTGGGAAGCGCATACGTTCTTTTGTAAAATTTGTCTATTTGGCAATCAAGCGATCCAAACAATACCCCAAACCCGACCTGAACTATGTGATCACTACCCCACTAACGACAGGTTTCATTGCGCTTTGGCTTAAGAAGACCAGAAAAATACCGTATGCATTTGAAGTGGGGGATCTATGGCCGGAAGTTCCTATTCAGATGGGAGTGATCAAAAATCAACTTGCACAAAAGTGGTTGTACGCCCTTGAGAGGCGTATTTATGAAAAGGCGAAACATTTGATCGGGCTTTCTCCGGGGATTAAAGATTACATCGAATATTCCTGTGATTTTAAGGTCAAAGCCATCAGCATCCCCAATATGTCGGATTGTGAAGCTTTCCGTCCGCATATGAGAGAAGAAGCAGTTTCTGAAAAACATCCTTTTCAGATCAGTTATATCGGGACCTTCGGCATAGCCAATCAACTGGAAACATTGATCGAATTTGCTCGGCTGTGCGCCAAAGAAAAGTTACCAGTGCATTTCAACTTGATGGGAGAAGGAGGTCGGGAGGAAGTTTTGAAAACTCTTTCTGAGGATTTATCAAATATCTCCTGGCTACCTTTCGGATCACATCATATCGTCAAAACCTTGTTGGAAAACTCTGATGCGATCTATGTTTCCTTTCAGGACATACCTATTCTAGGAACTGGCAGCCCCAATAAATTTTTTGATGGCCTGGCCGCAGGAAAACTGATCATTGTGAATTTCGAAGGCTGGATCAAGGACCTCATTTTAGAAAACGAATGTGGCTTGTATTACCCTCCCGAAGATCCGGAAGACTTACTGAAGAATCTTATTTCATTCATTCAAAGTCCCTCCTTATTAGAATCCTACCAGTCCAATGCGCGTACCCTCGCTGAGGTAGAATTTGAACGAAATAAGTTGTTGGAAGATTGGATGAGGTATTTGGAAGCCTGA
- a CDS encoding cellulase family glycosylhydrolase, which produces MNPRSNIKPLAFLVILLPAFIQAQMPRITVQGNEFVDENGKVFVFRGYSSSDPEKLVNQGSWNLAYFQEMQRWGANVVRFPIHPKAWRARGKENYLELLDQGVEWAAATNMYVIMDWHSIGNLVTEKYLRDIYETNLEETFEFWRIISERYGDNATVALYELFNEPVRDPKFGQLKWQRWKEILEELITEIRANGGKGIPLVAGFNWAYNLKPVENQPIEAEGIAYVSHPYPQKRKQPWPEKWTKDWGFAKEKYPVILTEIGYCREEDPGAHIPVISDHSYGEAISSYSDQNNISYIVWVFDKNWSPQLFTDDQFTPSYQGTFWKEKLNGY; this is translated from the coding sequence ATGAATCCACGCTCTAATATCAAACCATTAGCATTTCTGGTCATTTTATTACCAGCATTTATTCAAGCACAAATGCCACGAATCACCGTGCAAGGAAATGAATTCGTCGATGAAAACGGAAAAGTATTTGTGTTCCGCGGGTATAGTAGCAGTGATCCGGAAAAGCTGGTTAATCAAGGGAGTTGGAACCTTGCTTATTTTCAGGAAATGCAACGTTGGGGTGCCAATGTGGTAAGGTTTCCTATTCACCCGAAGGCCTGGCGAGCCAGGGGAAAAGAGAATTACCTCGAACTACTGGATCAAGGAGTGGAATGGGCGGCTGCCACAAACATGTATGTGATCATGGATTGGCATAGCATCGGTAATCTGGTTACCGAAAAGTATTTACGAGATATATACGAGACCAATCTGGAAGAGACTTTTGAGTTTTGGAGGATTATCTCCGAACGATATGGAGATAACGCTACCGTGGCACTTTACGAATTGTTCAATGAACCGGTGAGAGACCCAAAGTTTGGCCAACTCAAATGGCAACGCTGGAAAGAAATTCTCGAAGAATTAATCACAGAAATAAGAGCCAATGGCGGAAAAGGAATACCATTGGTAGCCGGATTTAATTGGGCCTATAATTTAAAACCTGTTGAAAATCAGCCCATCGAAGCGGAGGGAATCGCCTATGTGAGCCATCCCTATCCGCAAAAAAGAAAGCAACCCTGGCCAGAAAAATGGACGAAAGATTGGGGCTTTGCCAAGGAAAAGTATCCGGTGATATTGACTGAAATTGGTTACTGCAGAGAAGAGGATCCCGGTGCACACATCCCGGTCATTAGTGACCATAGTTATGGTGAGGCTATTTCCAGTTATTCGGATCAGAACAACATCTCCTACATTGTCTGGGTCTTTGACAAAAACTGGTCACCACAATTGTTCACGGATGATCAATTTACACCCTCCTATCAAGGTACTTTCTGGAAAGAGAAGTTGAATGGGTATTAA
- a CDS encoding DUF1080 domain-containing protein, which yields MKSTFSFLALLLVCSLYAQNDGFVSLFNGADLSEWKAASENPDCFTVDDGVLIVKGGRSHLFYNGPEGTEFKNFELHLQVKTLPGANSGVYFHTKYQATGWPDAGFEAQVNTTNQDSRKTGSLYGIVNIWVPADVEQKIVEVNEKGEVFSHQYTAPSKDNEWFDYHITVQGNKVSIRVNGVIQTEWTQPEGWEMGGRRIGSGTIGLQAHDPDSEIHYRDIKIKVLD from the coding sequence ATGAAATCCACTTTTTCTTTCCTTGCACTATTGCTTGTTTGCTCACTTTATGCCCAAAATGATGGGTTTGTTTCCCTTTTTAATGGAGCAGACCTTTCGGAATGGAAGGCAGCTTCGGAAAACCCCGATTGTTTTACTGTCGACGATGGTGTGCTCATTGTGAAAGGTGGCCGGTCTCATCTGTTTTATAATGGGCCTGAAGGCACAGAATTCAAGAACTTTGAATTGCATTTACAAGTAAAGACCTTGCCTGGAGCCAACTCAGGTGTGTACTTCCATACCAAATACCAGGCAACTGGCTGGCCAGATGCGGGTTTTGAAGCACAGGTGAATACAACCAATCAGGACTCCAGGAAAACGGGAAGCCTTTACGGGATCGTGAATATCTGGGTCCCCGCTGATGTGGAACAAAAGATTGTAGAAGTAAATGAGAAGGGTGAAGTGTTTTCGCATCAATATACTGCGCCCTCTAAAGACAATGAGTGGTTCGATTACCATATCACCGTTCAGGGAAATAAGGTCTCTATTCGCGTAAATGGAGTCATTCAAACGGAATGGACCCAACCGGAAGGTTGGGAAATGGGCGGCCGACGAATTGGTAGCGGTACCATTGGACTACAGGCCCATGATCCGGATAGTGAGATCCATTATCGGGATATCAAGATTAAGGTTTTGGACTAA
- a CDS encoding LuxR C-terminal-related transcriptional regulator, with the protein MKRTIFIFGSLSATLFLLFELGKLSLVKSEGFQEIFLVLSGVAFVVVGFLLGGFFRKSPKKRILKPSQLSKQELKVLNLINEGFSNHEIAEQLFIDKQLKEQAL; encoded by the coding sequence ATGAAGCGGACCATCTTCATCTTTGGGAGCCTTTCTGCCACGTTGTTTCTTCTTTTTGAATTGGGTAAGCTCTCGCTGGTCAAATCGGAAGGGTTTCAGGAGATTTTTCTGGTATTGTCCGGAGTAGCATTCGTAGTGGTTGGGTTTTTACTCGGTGGATTTTTCCGAAAAAGTCCAAAGAAGCGTATACTCAAACCATCACAGCTTAGCAAACAAGAACTCAAGGTCCTTAACCTGATAAATGAAGGTTTTTCAAATCATGAAATAGCAGAACAGTTGTTCATTGACAAACAATTGAAGGAACAGGCACTGTAG
- a CDS encoding helix-turn-helix domain-containing protein produces MENLVRVSFDIWSALLAFGVFQGLMMLLVLLGFKRNLALMSLVGLVFVVVLNLFNHLLLSTQLFLEFPHLVYVFTPTLLLLGPLYYWHICAATDPGRRPKSPWLHLIPFGMAIVMLVPFYALSGIEKVAQLELQQQEDLIPMSVTTYAFMILQIGQSFIYVILGNKQIMAFRKVAIGEKGRSGFKWLTRFGWAFAAFWLLDFIALTSYLIIGAIHQQVFYATMLGAAIFINVLVVFMIRSHKEFHDQVLNPKRSKPQNSTQSIDELEKVLTDVYQVMDQDKPYLDPELSLAKFSKFLEKTPHQVSEILNLRLGKSFYEFINEYRYQEARNRLQSDQYKHLTILAIAFDSGFNNKNTFNRVFKKYAGKTPSQFLKEN; encoded by the coding sequence ATGGAAAATCTGGTCAGGGTTTCTTTTGACATTTGGTCTGCATTATTGGCTTTTGGGGTTTTTCAGGGGCTAATGATGCTCCTGGTTTTATTGGGATTTAAGCGAAACCTGGCACTCATGAGTCTGGTAGGACTGGTGTTTGTTGTCGTGCTCAACTTATTCAACCACTTGTTGTTGAGCACTCAGTTGTTCCTTGAATTTCCTCACCTCGTTTATGTTTTCACACCTACCCTCCTTTTATTGGGGCCTTTGTACTACTGGCACATTTGCGCAGCCACTGACCCGGGTAGGAGGCCTAAATCTCCCTGGTTGCATTTGATCCCTTTTGGCATGGCCATAGTGATGCTTGTGCCATTTTATGCTTTATCCGGAATAGAGAAAGTGGCCCAATTAGAACTCCAACAACAAGAGGATTTGATTCCAATGTCCGTGACAACCTATGCATTCATGATCCTTCAGATTGGTCAAAGTTTCATTTATGTAATCCTTGGAAACAAGCAGATCATGGCTTTTAGAAAAGTAGCCATTGGTGAGAAAGGACGGTCAGGCTTTAAGTGGCTGACTCGTTTCGGTTGGGCTTTCGCAGCGTTTTGGTTGCTGGATTTCATCGCCTTAACCAGCTATCTGATCATTGGAGCGATCCATCAACAAGTTTTTTATGCGACGATGCTTGGTGCCGCGATCTTTATCAATGTGCTGGTTGTTTTTATGATTCGGAGCCATAAGGAGTTTCATGACCAGGTGCTCAATCCAAAACGGAGCAAGCCTCAAAATTCAACACAATCCATCGATGAATTAGAAAAGGTACTTACTGATGTTTATCAGGTAATGGATCAGGACAAGCCCTATCTCGACCCGGAACTATCACTTGCTAAATTTTCCAAATTTCTGGAAAAGACACCTCATCAGGTTTCCGAGATATTGAACCTGCGGCTTGGTAAGTCTTTTTATGAATTCATTAATGAATATCGCTATCAGGAAGCCCGAAATAGACTGCAAAGTGATCAGTACAAACATTTAACGATTTTGGCCATCGCCTTCGATTCGGGTTTCAACAATAAGAACACCTTTAATCGGGTGTTTAAAAAATATGCAGGTAAAACCCCTTCCCAGTTTCTGAAAGAGAACTAA
- a CDS encoding SRPBCC family protein, giving the protein MMKKKVKVLIGIGVVLFVVMIVAFTPSAMERHVNRRTFAASKADVWAVISDVANYHQYATGLTGVTILSGEGKGMIRSCSDELGSWKETCTAWNEGTSYSFNVHTGKDYPYPFKTFRGTWSINDLHLDQAELVIEFEYQFPYRWMSWLFSGATHKAIDEGNNTLIKNWERAILQKASLISQTDE; this is encoded by the coding sequence ATGATGAAGAAAAAAGTCAAAGTTTTAATTGGGATTGGCGTCGTATTATTTGTGGTCATGATTGTTGCCTTCACGCCATCGGCAATGGAGCGTCATGTAAACAGAAGGACCTTTGCTGCTTCTAAGGCTGATGTATGGGCAGTGATATCGGATGTAGCTAACTATCACCAATATGCAACCGGCCTTACCGGAGTGACCATCCTCTCGGGAGAAGGCAAAGGAATGATCCGTTCGTGTTCAGACGAGTTAGGATCCTGGAAAGAAACCTGCACGGCCTGGAATGAAGGGACCTCTTATTCATTCAATGTCCATACGGGAAAGGATTATCCGTATCCCTTTAAAACATTCCGCGGAACCTGGAGCATCAATGATTTGCATTTGGATCAAGCGGAATTGGTGATCGAATTTGAATACCAATTCCCCTATCGATGGATGAGCTGGCTATTCAGCGGGGCCACCCACAAGGCCATAGACGAAGGCAATAACACACTGATCAAAAACTGGGAACGGGCCATTCTCCAAAAAGCCAGTTTAATCAGTCAAACAGATGAATGA
- a CDS encoding HAMP domain-containing sensor histidine kinase, whose translation MTQKYIPRNLISISLLAIMALGLILGNVVLSKNLASAREYRIQKVQDNTVREFRRIIQQFGLFVASTRSFMNQGNFPSQKDLFKYMKEASLGSELAGKYILSVMDSTHNFNYSFDHYRINPSDLVGRSLLDFTDSTALIKYRQVMMDDQLHLFKPHNLVEGKVGISINFRLLNGGLPVGYVIPIIDFKSALDEVYNQPFVEDFVFHFCTGTGIDFDREQVYDGSKVYHDRVDPLYYANFPLEQDDFVYSDFNIYGFDFRIGTAYKHQTPFNWIPFVSGVWFMILVILTIYINHQSALLETTNDELKIANAAKIKFFSILGHDVKSPLTQIHTILSVHRTGKVSTELVNTHLQQLSAATANTLKLVDHLLEWAQLNTEKEQPDIQKVDLLKVLERVVQLHQTAATLKEIDLRSELKSSMIIQGDGNMLETIFRNLVGNALKFTERKGAIVIRGTLENKQVVIEIIDSGVGMTPQQVSRIFEFNKEEHSRGTEGEKGTGFGMVLVKEYLDIHKGNIQIKSDKDVGSTFTITLPIERSN comes from the coding sequence GTGACCCAGAAGTATATCCCACGAAACCTAATCTCGATCAGTCTTCTAGCCATTATGGCCCTTGGATTGATCTTGGGAAATGTGGTGCTCTCGAAAAACCTGGCTTCAGCAAGAGAATACCGGATACAAAAGGTTCAAGACAATACAGTTCGGGAGTTCAGACGTATCATTCAACAGTTCGGGTTATTCGTTGCTTCGACACGATCATTTATGAATCAGGGAAATTTTCCTTCTCAGAAGGACCTGTTCAAATACATGAAGGAAGCATCATTGGGCTCTGAACTGGCAGGTAAGTACATCTTATCTGTGATGGATTCCACGCATAATTTTAATTATTCTTTTGATCATTACCGGATCAATCCATCTGATCTAGTTGGTAGATCGCTTTTAGATTTCACGGACTCCACAGCTTTAATCAAATACCGTCAGGTCATGATGGACGATCAGTTGCACTTATTTAAACCACACAATTTGGTGGAAGGCAAAGTGGGCATATCCATCAACTTTCGACTCTTAAATGGGGGTTTACCAGTCGGATACGTCATTCCAATTATAGATTTTAAATCCGCCCTGGATGAAGTCTACAATCAACCATTTGTAGAGGATTTTGTATTTCATTTCTGTACGGGTACAGGAATAGATTTTGATCGCGAGCAGGTGTATGACGGCTCAAAAGTCTATCATGATCGAGTTGATCCCTTGTACTACGCAAACTTCCCTCTCGAACAAGATGACTTTGTCTATAGTGATTTCAACATCTACGGCTTTGATTTCCGAATTGGTACCGCTTACAAACATCAGACGCCTTTTAATTGGATTCCTTTTGTGTCAGGAGTTTGGTTTATGATTCTGGTCATCCTAACGATCTATATCAATCATCAATCTGCTTTACTGGAAACAACAAATGATGAATTAAAAATTGCTAACGCCGCCAAAATTAAATTCTTCTCGATTCTGGGACATGATGTGAAAAGTCCCCTGACACAAATACATACGATTCTGTCCGTTCACCGGACTGGAAAAGTAAGCACAGAGTTGGTTAATACACACTTACAACAACTTTCAGCCGCGACTGCCAACACCCTCAAGCTCGTAGACCACCTGTTGGAATGGGCGCAATTGAACACCGAGAAAGAACAACCCGACATCCAAAAAGTGGATCTTTTGAAAGTACTTGAACGAGTTGTTCAACTACATCAGACTGCTGCGACATTAAAGGAAATCGATCTGCGGAGCGAATTAAAATCCTCGATGATCATCCAGGGCGATGGAAATATGTTGGAAACCATTTTCCGAAATTTAGTAGGCAATGCGTTGAAATTTACCGAACGAAAAGGAGCCATCGTAATACGAGGGACGCTTGAAAACAAGCAGGTTGTGATTGAAATCATAGATTCAGGGGTGGGCATGACACCCCAGCAAGTTTCAAGAATATTTGAATTTAACAAAGAAGAGCACTCCAGAGGTACCGAGGGTGAAAAAGGAACAGGTTTTGGGATGGTCCTGGTCAAAGAATATTTGGATATCCACAAAGGCAATATTCAAATCAAGAGTGACAAAGATGTTGGCTCCACTTTCACGATCACTTTGCCCATAGAAAGGAGCAATTGA